TAACagcgctaaccactaagccacccaTGCTCCTGTTCTGAATGTATGCATGCTTACTTATtcattcgtttgtttgtttgtttgtttgtttgtttgtttgtttaaggaAAATGATGTGGCAATGTAGGTAGAATCAACATTAGCTAAGCCAGTAAAGGGCTCTTTTaaattcttttacatttaaactttttaaatataatttatacacaaataaaacattcattttccagtttttttctATAATTAGTAAACCCGGATACGACATTGTCTAAATACACTTCTAATTCACTGTGGATTGATCTCAATATAAAGCCAGTGTGAGTTCAGTGCCTAAATAAATGCAGTGGAGTCTCTGGATGTTATTTACATAAGGCTTTTACAGGCTGCAgtaagtgagtaagtgagtaaTGATTGGTTTGGGACGCAGCTTGTCTCCGCCTTCTCTTCTCTCGTCAGCTTTTCTTCCCTCTGGGCGAGGAGGTGTGTTATTGGCAGTCGCAGGTTAGACCACAGGTGAGTAGGCTATCATATTAGCAATATTTCTCTTATTATTAGGTATATATAATCGTCTTCAGATGAACCGAATTGCTTAAtgcaaaacattatttttagggAATAGTATTCATCTTgagagtgtgaagagtgtgaagTGTATTAATAAGGCGGATAGTATAATGTGCTGCCAGGAAAACACATGCAGTATAACCATGTAAAACACTAACCTGATAAAGTTGCTGAAGTATGAGGAAGTGTGTAATGCAGCTTGTATACCTGCCTGTTTTCTCAAACAGAAGCTGTCAGCATTGTCAAACTTCTGGCCATCTGGGGGAATGAAGATCACAATGAATTTACAGTTTTGCCTTCTTTTTatggcttctctctctcttggagGATGTTGGGAAGCACCTTGGTTTTGTCATGGTCATGAATGTCCAGTTTACACTGTTGTAAATACATATGAGGTAGGGTATGCCCCTGATTGTTGTCCACTGATGTCTCAATTTATGTAACTTATAATAATCAGTACTGTCTTTAATCTATAACCACCCATTTACTTCTGACTCCGCTGGATGATCAGGGTTTTGAGGAGCGTCGGTATAATGCCAGTCAGTGGATTACTACAGATATTCCAAGCACCAGAGAGAAAGACATCCAAGATGGCTTTTGGAAACTCTATTACTTCATGCAAGGGAAAAATAAGGAAGGTAAGCACaattatgaaatataaacacGAGAGATGCTTGTGACAAAGTACAGTTTAAAAGCttgtaatgtttgttttgtaGGAAAGGAGATTGCCATGACCAGGCCAGTAGTGGTGTCAGTTAGTGAGGCAGTTGAGAACGGGGGTAGGCAAGTGTCGATCTCCTTCTTCATCAACGCAGACATTGTCCTCCCTAAACCTAATGATGAGACCATCAAAAATAAAGACCTACCTGCTGCAACAGTGTACGTTAGGTAAGACCAAGTATATCCAGTATACTATATAAGCTACAATATATATACTTTGACTTGTTTCTGTTGTACTTCAGAACACAAGCTGTTTGCTGCAGTGATACCAGCAGCACTAATATTAGCATGTTTGTGTGAAGGTTACAGATTACAGATAAGGTTTAGAGGACTGTTTAGTCTATTTGTGAATTCCAGACAGAATCAGAGGGCTACAGGTTCTTTTATTATGTTTCATAAAgtgacacatacagtactgtgcaaaagtcttaggcacatgaaaagaaatgctgtagagcaaagatgccttcaaaaataattaaactaaatgtttctacattaaaaaaataccataaagagcagtaaactgtaataaatgaaacaaagtcaatatttgatgtgacgatccttcgctttaaaaaaaaaatagtagtcttcGGTACAAActctgcagttttataaggattATATGGAAGTTTTACTGAGAATCTTGCAGAACCAga
This sequence is a window from Pangasianodon hypophthalmus isolate fPanHyp1 chromosome 3, fPanHyp1.pri, whole genome shotgun sequence. Protein-coding genes within it:
- the soul2 gene encoding heme-binding protein soul2, encoding MKITMNLQFCLLFMASLSLGGCWEAPWFCHGHECPVYTVVNTYEGFEERRYNASQWITTDIPSTREKDIQDGFWKLYYFMQGKNKEGKEIAMTRPVVVSVSEAVENGGRQVSISFFINADIVLPKPNDETIKNKDLPAATVYVRVFDGIASEADAIENVEKLKEYLQAAGKPFDSTRFEAAGYDAPWDLINRHNEVWIYAV